From a region of the Dictyostelium discoideum AX4 chromosome 2 chromosome, whole genome shotgun sequence genome:
- a CDS encoding hypothetical protein (Similar to Mus musculus (Mouse). 12 days embryo spinal ganglion cDNA, RIKEN full-length enriched library, clone:D130061K05 product:MEGF11 PROTEIN (KIAA1781) homolog) — protein sequence MGKFFICFLMCSMFFCFVNCVEPPKDEYDCFFNFITKINLFSFFPKINATHYNFCSVNIKCDEVTGTIKDVTILNTLTSGYNNQAILPTDLACLPNFSRIFLQNLNISKELVFYQFPQTIYEVTYNYENYACSPIDQKLPDIPSFFFYCKSISGTRIKMSHIMNQRLFNLKYSYVYFENDVIATHNISMVAFTATSLNFADFSNFKSLQTFSMYFNQDFVISSIQNFSTIIANSIQIEHDTGILYPFYIPLNNFTQLLAITALFEKPISLINLSTYGFKQLHLLHVGNEFNLNGEIPIIPPHDCYFLVYYGNFNVFPNFSIITGSFGSYQSNFSITLPPYSGKGAMISLINNNLIGTIDESWCNVNLVIYKNKLTGKIPSCFTCYFSDPSIFNYFSGNQFTNYNQSIGCSEFAPRFQLLDISTKTFRVTGINIGFYPNNWLLNSVDSPYSTQIISMG from the exons atggggaaattttttatttgttttttgatgTGTTcaatgtttttttgttttgttaatTGTGTTGAACCTCCAAAAGATGAATATGActgtttctttaattttattacaaaaataaacCTTTTTTCATTCTTTCCAAAAATCAATGCCACTCACTATAATTTTTGTTCAGTTAATATTAAGTGTGATGAAGTTACTGGAACAATAAAAGa tgTTACTATATTAAACACATTAACTAGTGGATATAACAACCAAGCAATACTGCCAACAGATTTAGCGTGTCTTCCTAATTTTAGTAGAAT atttttacaaaatttaaatatttcaaaagaaCTTGTATTTTATCAATTCCCACAAACAATTTATGAAGTAACATATAATTATGAAAACTATGCTTGTAGTCCAATTGATCAAAAATTACCTGATATTCCATCTTT ttttttttattgtaaatcCATTTCCGGAACAAGAATAAAAATGTCACACATAATGAATCAGagactttttaatttaaaatatagttACGTATATTTTGAAAACGATGTTATTGCAACGCATAATATCTCAATGGTTGCGTTTACAGCAACTTCATTAAACTTTGCAGACTTTTCAAACTTTAAGAGTTTACAAACTTTCTCAATGTATTTTAATCAAGATTTTGTAATTTCATCAATCCAAAACTTTTCAACAATTATTGCAAATTCCATACAAATAGAGCACGACACAGGTATTTTGTATCCATTTTATAtaccattaaataatttcacTCAATTACTAGCAATAACCGCACTTTTTGaaaaaccaatttcattaataaatctttCAACTTATGGTTTTAAGCAACTGCATCTTTTGCATGTTGGAAACGagtttaatttaaatggtgagATTCCGATAATTCCACCTCATGATTGCTATTTTTTAGTATACTATGGCAATTTTAATgtatttccaaatttttcaattattacaGGATCTTTTGGTTCTTATCAGTCAAACTTTTCAATTACTTTACCACCATATTCAGGTAAAGGTGCAATGATCTctttaataaacaataaccTTATTGGAACAATTGATGAATCTTGGTGTAATGTcaatttggtaatttataaaaataaattaacagg aaaaataCCTTCATGTTTTACTTGTTATTTTTCAGATCCCtctatatttaattatttttctgGTAACCAATTTACAAACTACAACCAATCAATTGGATGTTCTGAATTTGCACCAAGATTTCAATTATTGGACATTTCAACCAAAACTTTCCGTGTAACAGGTATTAATATAGGTTTTTATCCTAATAATTGGTTATTAAACTCAGTTGATTCCCCATATAGTACTCAAATTATCTCAATGGG
- a CDS encoding hypothetical protein (Similar to Mus musculus (Mouse). 12 days embryo spinal ganglion cDNA, RIKEN full-length enriched library, clone:D130061K05 product:MEGF11 PROTEIN (KIAA1781) homolog) — translation MRDDLHFNVKVFYLFILFPILCNLTFRGISTKCFLYKKYTITPIEQRPTIGTATATGINHLREFLLSHSDLKSVSSKTEKSGSIIDWFTKCGRFNVAITELPLLLTSIDKYVGLPSDSI, via the coding sequence atgagGGACGATTTACATTTTAATGTAaaggttttttatttatttattttatttccaatACTTTGTAATTTAACTTTTAGAGGTATTTCAACAAAATGTTttctatataaaaaatatacaatCACTCCAATAGAACAAAGACCAACGATTGGGACTGCCACAGCAACTGGTATTAACCATTTACGAGAGTTTTTATTGTCACATTCCGATTTAAAATCAGTTTCGAGTAAAACTGAAAAGTCTGGATCGATAATTGATTGGTTTACAAAATGTGGTAGATTTAATGTTGCAATTACtgaattaccattattattaacatcaattgataaatatgTTGGTCTTCCATCTGATAGTATTTGA
- a CDS encoding hypothetical protein (Similar to Mus musculus (Mouse). 12 days embryo spinal ganglion cDNA, RIKEN full-length enriched library, clone:D130061K05 product:MEGF11 PROTEIN (KIAA1781) homolog) yields the protein MKRIPKKKKISSAVRKYLYFFRPVNLFLLFSDLVTILNTLISGYNNQSILPTDLACLPNFSRIFLQNLNISKELVFYQFPQTIYDVTYNYENYACSPIDQKLPDIPTFNFNCKSISGTTIKISHIMKQRVFNLKYSYVYFENDVIATHNISMSTFTATSLNFADFSNFQNFVISSIQNFSTIKSNSLHIEHDTGILYPFYIPLNNSTQLLSMAALFEKPISLINLSTYGFKQLHLLHVGNEFNLNGEIPIIPPLSCDFLIFYGNFNVFPNFSIITGSFSSYQSNFSIALPPYSGKGAMVSLINNNLFGTIDESWCNVNLVIYNNKLTGKIPSCFTCYFSVASFFNYFSGNQFTNYNQSIGCSEFAPRFQLLDISTKTFRVTGINIGFNSRYWLLNSVDFPYSTNVISMGYEYVVMYLFAIIPNPKYFNVTFVHPAPSRTIYFPLGDQFPNPTGIKITSNQLIITGELFSSYMGYSNQSVQFEETSTNCTIKDGNFFNITCEFVPSSISTLTYPTIIKIKNDNLIRRVIVNPLIGQLNQIPCPNNCDDISNSICDLSQGICVKSCKNDCGIFGECNDQTGECDCDSNHQGPNCSIPFMQCPTGSNSLICSSADYNMCNNQTGICTCSQNQQGQDCSLPFKQCPVGSDSLICSGGNNNCNNQTGVCTCSSSQQGQDCSLPFKQCPVGLDSLICSGGNNNCNNQTGICYCDSKFTNIDCSKPNQYISSVSPSNTNGGEASFFGWFGDIHSNPSLLIGNQQCQPITYNSSIEIRCIAPPGNGVYDITFNQNDIMYKLRNGYSYLEIFKNCPNNCTNSNQGNCNTSNGECNCINNYYSFDCSLKRNNNTGGNNGGNPSIDPSTGGTNITDNQVNFQIYFKNLFEIDFNGNIVNQYSLQSNWTLNKTKDSQENNIYKLTQIIQQSCEIITLIEEVSTSKQYSFAGSTFTLDAGSIKLTISISNYIYKSSLNTLQLQLISSVDNENEGSDCNIKQVSTNETNTSSFKYIKISKDNRVLQGRFINQILSDGRPTYLSIDVNNNGNSVIATLNLPHFVNQSIIDPDFSVLLETDFKSECDNKNSRKWLIPVAVAVPIVGLCSIGVILDGIETLPEQVSKPSTSGQSIIESVFLSIHNAIVDNLLLSHCITGWPPN from the exons atgaaaagaatacccaaaaaaaaaaaaatatcttctgCTGTGagaaaatatctttattttttccgACCTGTgaacctttttttattattttccgACCT tgtTACTATATTAAACACCTTAATTAGTGGATATAATAACCAATCAATATTGCCAACAGATTTAGCGTGTCTTCCTAATTTTAGTAGGAT atttttacaaaatttaaatatttcaaaagaaCTTGTATTTTATCAATTCCCACAAACAATTTATGATGTAACATATAATTATGAAAACTATGCTTGTAGTCCAATTGATCAAAAATTACCTGATATTCCAACTTT taattttaattgtaaatccATTTCCGgaacaacaataaaaatatcgCACATAATGAAACAGagagtttttaatttaaaatatagttacgtatattttgaaaatgatgttATTGCAACTCATAATATCTCAATGTCTACATTTACAGCAACTTCATTAAACTTTGCAGACTTTTCAAACTTTCAGA ATTTTGTTATTTCATCAATCCAAAACTTTTCAaccattaaatcaaattcccTACATATAGAGCACGACACAGGTATTTTGTATCCATTTTATAtaccattaaataattccACTCAGTTGCTATCAATGGCCGCACTTTTTGaaaaaccaatttcattaataaatctttCAACTTATGGTTTTAAGCAACTGCATCTTTTGCATGTTGGAAACGagtttaatttaaatggtgagATTCCGATAATTCCACCTCTTAGTTgcgattttttaatattctaTGGCAATTTTAATgtatttccaaatttttcaattattacaGGATCTTTTAGTTCTTATCAGTCAAACTTTTCAATTGCTTTACCACCATATTCAGGTAAAGGTGCAATGGTCTCTCTAATAAACAATAACCTTTTTGGAACAATTGATGAATCTTGGTGCAATGTcaatttggtaatttataataataaattaacagg aaaaataccTTCATGTTTTACTTGTTATTTTTCAGTCgcatctttttttaattatttttctgGTAACCAATTTACAAACTACAACCAATCAATTGGATGCTCTGAATTTGCACCAAgatttcaattattagaCATTTCAACCAAAACTTTCCGTGTAACAGGTATTAATATAGGTTTTAATTCTAGATATTGGTTATTAAACTCAGTTGACTTTCCATATAGTACCAACGTTATCTCAATGGGATATGAATATGTTGTGATGTACTTATTTGCAATAATACCTAATCCAAAATACTTTAATGTTACATTTGTGCATCCAGCACCATCACGAACAATATACTTCCCTCTTGGTGATCAATTCCCAAATCCAACCGGTATTAAAATAAcatcaaatcaattaataattacaggtgaattattttcaagtTATATGGGTTACTCAAATCAATCAGTCCAATTTGAAGAAACATCTACTAATTGTACAATAAAAGAtggtaatttctttaatataaCTTGTGAATTTGTACCATCATCTATTTCTACCTTAACATACCcaacaatcattaaaattaaaaatgataatttaataagaAGAGTAATTGTCAATCCATTAATTGGACAACTAAATCAAATTCCATGTCCTAATAATTGCGATGATATTAGTAATAGTATTTGTGATCTTTCTCAGGGTATTTGTGTCAAATCTTGTAAAAATGATTGTGGAATATTCGGTGAATGTAATGATCAAACTGGAGAATGTGATTGTGATTCAAATCATCAAGGTCCAAATTGTTCTATACCATTTATGCAATGTCCAACAGgttcaaattctttaatttgtaGTAGTGCAGATTACAATATGTGTAACAATCAAACTGGTATTTGTACATGTTCTCAAAATCAACAAGGTCAAGATTGTTCATTACCATTTAAGCAATGTCCAGTTGGTTCAGATTCGTTAATATGCAGTGGAGGTAATAACAATTGTAACAATCAAACAGGTGTTTGTACTTGTTCTTCAAGTCAACAAGGTCAAGATTGCTCATTACCATTTAAACAATGTCCAGTTGGTTTGGATTCGTTAATATGTAGTGGAGGTAATAACAATTGTAACAATCAAACTGGTATTTGTTATTGCGACAGTAAATTTACTAATATTGACTGTTCAAAACCAAATCAATATATATCATCTGTTTCACCATCAAATACAAATGGAGGTGAAGCATCATTTTTTGGTTGGTTTGGAGATATTCATTCAAatccatcattattaattggaaATCAACAATGTCAACCAATTACATATAATTCTTCAATCGAAATTAGATGTATTGCACCACCAGGTAATGGAGTATATGATATTACttttaatcaaaatgatATCATGTATAAATTAAGAAATGGTTATAGCTACCtcgaaatttttaaaaattgtccAAACAATTgtacaaattcaaatcaagGAAATTGCAATACTTCAAATGGAGAATGTAATTgtataaacaattattactCATTCGATTGTagtttaaaaagaaataataatacaggTGGTAACAATGGTGGTAATCCCTCGATTGATCCATCAACAGGTGGAACTAATATTACTGATAATCAAGtaaatttccaaatttattttaaaaatttatttgaaatcgATTTCAACGGTAATATTGTAAATCAATATTCATTACAAAGTAATTGGACTCTCAATAAGACTAAAGATTCacaagaaaataatatttataaattaacaCAAATCATTCAACAATCATGTGAAATTATAACATTGATAGAAGAAGTTTCAACATCTAAACAATATTCATTTGCAGGCTCAACATTCACATTAGATGCtggttcaattaaattaacaatttcaatatcaaattatatttataaaagcagtttaaatacattacaacttcaattaatatcatcagtagataatgaaaatgaaggatcagattgtaatattaaacaaGTTTCTACAAATGAAACCAATACATCctcatttaaatatattaaaatttcaaaagataatAGAGTCCTTCAAGGTAGATTCATTAATCAAATACTATCAGATGGAAGACCAAcatatttatcaattgatgttaataataatggtaattcaGTAATTGCAACATTAAATCTACCACATTTTgtaaatcaatcaattatcGATCCAGACTTTTCAGTTTTACTCGAAACTGATTTTAAATCGGAATGTGACAATAAAAACTCTCGTAAATGGTTAATACCAGTTGCTGTGGCAGTCCCAATCGTTGGTCTTTGTTCTATTGGAGTGatt CTTGATGGGATTGAAACTTTGCCAGAACAAGTATCAAAACCATCAACTTCAGGGCAATCCATAATTGAGAGtgtttttttatcaatacaTAATGCAAtagttgataatttattattatcacatTGCATAACTGGTTGGCCACCAAATTGA
- a CDS encoding ribonuclease T2 — MNKLIILILSVLLIVLSVNSNETRWDSSSGSSDTTPGDFDYYLFVQQWIYSYCSESKCIENKEREAFTIHGLWPNDRNNSYPAFCTGPSFDLGEISDLEDQLNVDWISLTEDNDLFWTSEYKKHGTCAVVAGSPISNEHDYFVAGLKLYTQHNLTSALISENIYPSDQDTYESDSISSAINSQFGGQPVMQCDNNKLSTIALCIDKKTLSIMDCPEVDGFDTCSGKVSIPSSSNRL, encoded by the exons atgaataaattaattattttaattttatctgtactattaattgttttatcaG taAATTCAAACGAAACTAGATGGGATTCATCATCAGGTTCATCAGATACAACGCCGGGTGATTTTGATTACTATTTATTCGTTCAACAATGGATTTATTCATATTGTAGTGAAAGCAAatgtattgaaaataaagaaagagAAGCATTTACAATTCATGGATTATGGCCAAACGACAGAAACAACTCCTATCCAGCTTTCTGTACTGGTCCATCATTTGATTTAGGTGAAATTTCAGATTTAGAAGATCAATTAAATGTTGATTGGATTTCATTAACTGaagataatgatttattcTGGACAAgtgaatataaaaaacatG GTACATGCGCAGTTGTAGCAGgttcaccaatttcaaatgaacATGATTATTTTGTTGCTGGTCTCAAATTATATACTCAACATAATTTAACATCTGCATTAATTTCAGAAAATATTTACCCATCAGATCAAGATACCTATGAATCCGATTCAATTTCAAGTGCAATTAATAGTCAATTTGGTGGCCAACCAGTTATGCAatgtgataataataaattatcaactaTTGCATTAtgtattgataaaaaaacaCTCTCAATTATGGATTGCCCTGAAGTTGATGGTTTTGATACTTGTTCTGGCAAAGTTTCAATCCCATCAAGCTCAAATAGATTATAA
- a CDS encoding hypothetical protein (Similar to Mus musculus (Mouse). 12 days embryo spinal ganglion cDNA, RIKEN full-length enriched library, clone:D130061K05 product:MEGF11 PROTEIN (KIAA1781) homolog), producing MGKFIICFLLCSMFFCYVNCIEPPIDEYDCFLNFITKINFLSIFPKTNSTLYDFCTGYIKCDEVNGKIKDISIKNIIPSGYNNQSILPTDLACLPNLNKLYLENLNISKQLVFYQFPQKMGQVTYNYGDYECSSIDQKLPEIPFFYFYCKFISGTTLKMSYISKQTFFELGDSFVHFENDVVATHNISMVSFTAYSLNFADFSNFQGLGFFKMTFNQDFIISSIQNYSTIKSNSIQIEHNIDIPYPFYIPINNSTQRLSVYARFEKPSSMIDLSSLVYSDLSLSGVGDKFNLNGEIPIIPPPGCNFIIMHGGFTSFQSNFSIALPSYSGKNTMFSMINNNLIGTIDESWCNGIKIPTCFTCYFSDPAVYTSFSGNQFTNYNQSIGCPEFAPRFELMDISTKTFRVTGINIGFTPMNWLLNSVYFPYNSQAISTGYEYVVSYLFSIIPNPKYFGILFVYPAPPQTIYFPLGDQFPNPTGIKITSNQLLITGELFSSYMGYSNQSVQFEETSTNCTIKDGNFFNITCEFVPSSISTLTYPTIIKIKNDNLTRRVIVNPLIGQLNQIPCPNSCDDISNSICDLNQGICISCVDDCGIFGECNFQTKTCDCDSNHQGPNCSIPFIQCPTGLNSLICSSVDYKMCNNQTGVCTCSPNQQGQDCSLPFKQCPVGLDSLICSGGNNNCNNQTGICYCDSKFTNDDCSKPNQYISSVSPSNTNGGEASFFGWFGDIHSNPSLLIGNQQCQPITYNSSIEIRCIAPPGNGVYDITFNQNYIMYQLRNGYSYLEIFRNCPNNCTNSNQGNCNTSNGECNCINNYYSFDCSLKRNNNTGGNNGGNPSIDPSTGGTNITDNQVNFQIYFINLFEIDFNGNIVNQYSLQSNWTLNKTKDSQENNIYKLTQIIQQSCEIVTLIEEISTSKQYSFAGSTFTLDAGSIKLTISISNYIYKSSLNTLQLQLISSVDNENEESDCNIKQVSTNETNTSSFKYIKISKDNRVLQGRFINQILSDGRPTYLSTDIKSDGNSVIATLNLPHFVNQSIIDPDFSVLLENDFKSECDTKNSREWLIPVAVVIPVLSVCFIVVIIYIIYRKQFIEKPLKIKLAALGN from the exons ATGggtaaatttattatttgttttttattgtgTTCAATGTTTTTTTGTTATGTTAATTGCATTGAACCTCCAATAGATGAATATGACTGTTTCcttaattttattacaaaaataaactttttgtCAATTTTTCCAAAAACCAATTCAACTCTCTATGATTTCTGCACAGGATATATTAAGTGTGATGAAGTTAatggaaaaataaaaga TATATCTATAAAAAACATTATACCTAGTGGGTATAATAACCAATCAATATTACCAACAGACTTAGCGTGTCTTcctaatttaaataaact aTATCTCGAAAATCTAAATATATCAAAACAGCTTGTATTTTATCAATTCCCTCAAAAAATGGGTCAAGTAACATATAATTATGGAGACTATGAGTGTAGTTCAATTGACCAAAAACTACCGGAAATTCCATTTTT ttatttttattgtaaatttatttcTGGAACAACACTTAAAATGTCATACATATCGAAACAGacattttttgaattagGAGATAGTTTTGTgcattttgaaaatgatgttGTTGCGACTCATAATATCTCAATGGTTTCATTTACAGCATATTCATTAAACTTTGCTGActtttcaaattttcaaGGTTTAGGATTTTTCAAAATGACTTTCAATcaagattttattatttcatcaATACAAAACTATTCAaccattaaatcaaattccaTACAAATAGAGCACAACATAGATATTCCCTATCCATTTTATATACCTATAAACAATTCCACTCAAAGATTATCAGTATATGCACGTTTTGAAAAACCAAGTTCAATGATAGATCTCTCAAGTTTAGTTTATTCAGATTTATCTCTTTCGGGAGTAGGAGACAAGTTCAATTTAAATGGTGAGATTCCGATAATTCCACCGCCTGGTtgcaattttataataatgcatg GTGGCTTTACTTCTTTTCAGTCAAACTTTTCAATAGCTTTGCCATCCTATTCAGGTAAAAATACAATGTTTTCAATGATAAACAATAACTTGATTGGAACAATTGATGAATCTTGGTGCAAT GGCat aAAAATTCCTACATGTTTTACTTGTTATTTTTCAGATCCTGCAGTTTATACTTCTTTTTCTGGTAACCAATTTACCAACTACAACCAATCAATTGGGTGCCCTGAATTTGCACCAAGATTTGAATTGATGGACATTTCAACCAAAACTTTCCGTGTAACAGGTATTAATATAGGCTTTACTCCTATGAATTGGTTATTAAACTCAGTTTACTTTCCTTATAATTCCCAAGCTATCTCAACGGGATATGAATATGTTGTATCGTacttattttcaattattccTAATCCAAAATACTTTGGTATATTATTTGTGTATCCAGCACCACCACAAACAATATACTTCCCTCTTGGTGACCAATTCCCAAATCCAACcggaataaaaataacatcaaatcaattattaattacaggtgaattattttcaagtTATATGGGTTACTCAAATCAATCAGTCCAATTTGAAGAAACATCTACTAATTGTACAATAAAAGAtggtaatttctttaatataaCTTGTGAATTTGTACCATCATCTATTTCTACCTTAACATACCcaacaatcattaaaattaaaaatgataatttaacaaGAAGAGTAATTGTCAATCCGTTAATCGgacaattaaatcaaattccaTGTCCTAATAGTTGCGATGATATTAGTAATAGTATTTGTGATCTTAATCAAGGTATTTGTATCAGTTGTGTTGATGATTGTGGAATATTCGGTGAATGTAATTTTCAAACCAAAACCTGTGATTGTGATTCAAATCATCAAGGTCCAAATTGTTCTATACCATTTATACAATGTCCAACAggtttaaattctttaatttgtaGTAGTGTAGATTATAAAATGTGTAACAATCAAACTGGTGTTTGTACTTGCTCTCCAAATCAACAGGGTCAAGATTGCTCATTACCATTTAAACAATGTCCAGTTGGTTTGGATTCGTTAATATGTAGTGGAGGTAATAACAATTGTAATAATCAAACTGGCATTTGTTATTGTGATAgtaaatttacaaatgatGATTGTTCAAAACCAAATCAATATATATCATCTGTTTCACCATCAAACACAAATGGAGGTGAGGCATCATTTTTTGGTTGGTTTGGAGATATTCATTCAAatccatcattattaattggaaATCAACAATGTCAACCAATTACATATAATTCTTCAATCGAAATTAGATGTATTGCACCACCAGGTAATGGAGTATATGATATTActtttaatcaaaattatatCATGTATCAATTAAGAAATGGTTACAGCTATCTTgaaatttttagaaattgtCCAAACAACTgtacaaattcaaatcaagGAAATTGTAATACTTCAAATGGAGAATGTAATTgtataaacaattattactCATTCGATTGTagtttaaaaagaaataataatacaggTGGTAACAATGGTGGTAATCCATCAATCGATCCATCAACAGGTGGGACTAATATTACTGATAATCAAGtaaatttccaaatttattttataaatttatttgaaatcgATTTCAACGGTAATATTGTAAATCAATATTCATTACAAAGTAATTGGACTCTCAATAAGACTAAAGATTCacaagaaaataatatttataaattaacaCAAATCATTCAACAATCATGTGAAATTGTAACATTGATCGAAGAAATCTCAACATCTAAACAATATTCATTTGCAGGCTCAACATTCACATTAGATGCtggttcaattaaattaacaatttcaatatcaaattatatttataaaagcAGTTTAAATACATTACAACTTCAATTAATATCATCAGTAGATAACGAAAATGAAGAATCAGAttgtaatattaaacaaGTTTCTACAAATGAAACCAATACATCctcatttaaatatattaaaatttcaaaagataatAGAGTCCTTCAAGGTAGATTCATTAATCAAATACTATCAGATGGAAGACCAACATATTTGTCAACTGATATTAAAAGTGATGGTAATTCAGTAATTGCAACATTAAATCTACCACATTTTgtaaatcaatcaattatcGATCCAGACTTTTCAGTTTTACtcgaaaatgattttaaatcagAATGTGATACTAAAAACTCTCGTGAATGGTTAATACCAGTTGCTGTTGTAATTCCTGTTCTCAGTGTTTGTTTTATTGTAGTGATtatctatattatttataggaAACAATTTATAGAGAAAcctctaaaaataaaattagcaGCTTtaggaaattaa